The following proteins are encoded in a genomic region of Magnolia sinica isolate HGM2019 chromosome 1, MsV1, whole genome shotgun sequence:
- the LOC131238687 gene encoding ankyrin repeat-containing protein At5g02620-like isoform X1 yields the protein MGTLRPSKTIQCPSMDPVLMKAARSGNTTLFNQLASQNPNLHLQVTPQKNTALHISARHGHYCFIVEACQKCPSLITAENSKGDTALHIAARAGYIDSVICLIGCARNYDSLETGNNGSRGITVIELVRKQNGRGNTALHEAVRHGHLKVVELLTEADPESACLVNSVGVSPLYLAAEAGSGDIVRQILQTSKSSVHGGLTAYGGPIHRTPLHASVIWGHFDIVKKLIEVKPELIKQEDTYGATPLHYAASQGNLNMVREFLQADASVAYIVDKDGRSPIHMAASNGHDSVIQELVFHHPDSTELLDANGRNALHLAIEREKPNVVRHILKSDELEELINEPDNNGNTPLHLAIIKRNLSIVYLLLNDERVDVRAMNNDSLTALDVAESDTELCTKLRKILICTALRKVGALRGRNRQEIQENTGCAVQGATPRIESYKAMAKIILVLAVLIATVSFGATFTMPGGYENDGPSTGMATLRKKLSFAAFLVTDAVAMFSSIAAALILICAGIGDQDLLVGSVSLATRLMAIALGSLTLAFLAGIWSVVCKWLGVTIILIFFAFLFLALLALYYQFSHFLLPFRLDRRPARQFPKKIQTSVDLERLLVITPIPNGL from the exons ATGGGGACTTTGAGACCAAGCAAAACCATTCAGTGTCCGTCCATGGACCCTGTACTGATGAAAGCTGCAAGATCAGGCAACACTACTCTCTTCAACCAACTTGCATCCCAAAATCCCAACCTTCACCTCCAAGTAACTCCCCAAAAGAACACAGCCCTTCATATCAGTGCAAGGCACGGACATTACTGCTTCATCGTAGAGGCTTGCCAGAAATGCCCATCTCTCATCACTGCTGAGAACTCGAAAGGAGACACTGCACTCCACATCGCTGCGAGAGCTGGATACATCGATTCAGTCATTTGCCTGATTGGGTGTGCTAGAAACTACGATTCATTGGAGACTGGAAACAACGGAAGTAGAGGTATAACAGTGATTGAATTGGTGAGGAAACAAAATGGAAGGGGCAATACTGCCTTGCATGAAGCAGTGCGGCATGGTCATCTTAAGGTGGTGGAGTTGTTGACGGAAGCCGACCCAGAATCGGCATGTTTGGTAAATTCGGTGGGAGTTTCTCCACTCTATTTAGCTGCTGAAGCAGGATCAGGAGATATCGTCAGGCAAATCTTACAGACATCTAAATCATCTGTTCATGGAGGTTTGACTGCTTATGGAGGCCCCATACATCGTACGCCTTTGCATGCATCCGTTATCTGGGGGCATTTCG ATATCGTGAAGAAGTTAATAGAAGTGAAGCCAGAACTCATCAAACAAGAAGACACATACGGGGCAACTCCTCTTCACTATGCCGCATCCCAAGGTAATCTAAATATGGTTCGAGAGTTTCTACAAGCAGATGCATCCGTTGCTTACATAGTAGACAAAGACGGCAGATCGCCAATCCACATGGCAGCTAGTAATGGACATGACAGTGTAATCCAAGAACTTGTCTTTCATCACCCGGATTCTACTGAGCTTCTTGATGCTAACGGTAGGAATGCACTTCATCTTGCCATCGAAAGGGAAAAACCGAATGTTGTCAGGCATATTCTGAAATCGGACGAGCTTGAAGAACTTATAAACGAGCCGGATAACAACGGCAACACACCATTGCATTTGGCCATCATCAAGCGCAATCTTTCCATTGTGTATCTTCTCTTGAATGATGAAAGAGTAGATGTTAGGGCAATGAACAATGACAGTCTAACGGCCCTTGATGTTGCTGAGTCAGATACCGAGTTATGCACGAAGCTTCGAAAG ATCCTAATATGCACAGCCTTGAGAAAAGTGGGTGCACTGCGGGGTCGGAATCGACaggaaattcaagaaaatacGGGATGTGCTGTACAGGGAGCAACACCAAGAATCGAGTCTTACAAGGCCATGGCGAAAATCATCTTAGTACTGGCAGTGCTCATAGCCACAGTCTCCTTTGGGGCAACTTTCACCATGCCTGGGGGATATGAAAATGATGGTCCCAGCACAGGAATGGCAACACTAAGGAAAAAATTATCTTTTGCAGCTTTCCTTGTCACCGACGCTGTTGCGATGTTTAGTTCCATCGCTGCTGCACTGATCCTCATCTGTGCGGGTATAGGCGATCAGGATCTCTTGGTCGGCTCCGTATCATTGGCCACGAGACTAATGGCGATAGCACTTGGATCCTTAACCCTAGCGTTCTTGGCAGGCATATGGTCAGTGGTGTGCAAATGGCTCGGCGTCACCattattctcattttctttgCATTCCTCTTTCTTGCCTTGCTTGCCCTTTACTATCAATTTTCGCACTTCCTTCTCCCTTTCAGA